The genome window AGTTCGAGGTGCGCCGCGGTCAGTCGTTCTGGCGCGGCCTGCGCGAGCTCCTCCCGGTGTGGGACGCGATGATCGGGGAGTTCAACCAGCGCACGGGTGTGACGGTCGGATCGTGAGCGGACCGGGTCGCGCATTCGCGGGCGGCGCGGCCGGCGGCGGGTCGGCCGGCGCTTCTTCCGGCGGATTCGGGGGGATCCCCCCCGCGGCCTCGCGCCTGGTGTGCGCCGGATGCGCCGCGCCGATGCCCGGACCCGACGGCCGCTTCTGGCCGTTCCGCTGCCCCAACGCCGGATCCGGCGACGGCGCCGACCACGTCGTCGCGCGCGTGCTCCCGGCCGACCTGGCCGACTTTCCCCGGCAGGGTGATCCCAACCCCTTCGTGCGCTTCCGCGAGTTCCTGCACTCCTGGCACGTGGCCCGGGCGGGGGGTCTTTCCGACGCCGACTTCATCGCCCTCGTGAAGGGTTTCGACCGCGCCGTGGCTGCCGTGGATGGCCACGGATTCCGCTCCACGTCCTTCGCCCCGCACCCGGAGCTGACCGCGCGGCTGGGTCTGAAGTCCCCCGGGGCGGCCTGGGTGAAGGACGAAACCGGGAACGTCTCCGGATCCCACAAGGCGCGTCATCTCATGGGGATCGCGCTGTATCTTGATGTGGTTGCGAAGCTGCGCGAGCGGGCGCGGAGCGCGGTGGACCTTGACGGGGCGGGGCCACACCCCGCGGGGGACGGCCCGGGGCCCGCGGCGGTGCCGCCGGACCTCGCGATCGCCAGCTGCGGCAATGCCGCGCTCGCGGCGGCGGTGGTGGCCCGGGCCGCGGAGCGGACGCTGCGCGTGTTCGTGCCCGAGGATGCCAACCCGCGGGTGCTGGAGCGGCTGCGCTCGCTGGGTGCGCGGGTCGAAATCTGCCGCCGGATCGCCGGCGTCGCGGGCGATCCGTGCGTCCACGCGTTCCGCGCGGCCACCGCGGCCGGGGCGCTGCCCTTCTGCTGCCAGGGCAGCGACAACGGGCTCACGGTGGAGGGCGGCGAGACGCTCGCCTGGGAGATGGCCGCGGAGCTAGACCGCGCGGGCGCCCGCCTCGACCGGCTGTTCGTGCAGGTGGGGGGTGGGGCGCTGGCCAGCGCCTGCGCGCAGGGCCTGCGGGAGGCGGCTGCGGCGGGCGCCTCGTTCGGCGCGCCTCGTCTGCACGCGGTGCAGACCCGCGGCGCGTGGCCGCTGCGGCGCGCCTACGAGAAACTGCGCGCGCGTGCGATGGAGCGCCTGGGGCACTCGCCGCCCGGCGGGCCGGGGCACGCCCGCGACGCGGCGGGCGCGGACTTCCTTCGCGGCAAGGCCGGGACCCCGGAGGTGCGCGAGGCATTGCGCCACGCACGGGCGCACCGCGCGGAGTACATGTGGCCGTGGGAGCAGACGCCGCGCAGCGCGGCGCACGGCATCCTGGACGACGAGACCTACGACTGGTTCGCGGTGGTGGAGGGGATGATCGCCAGCGGCGGCTGGCCGGTGACGGTCTCCGAGGAGCGCCTGCGCGAGGCGCGCGACCTGGCGCGCTCCGCCACGGCCGCGCCCGCCGACCACACCGGCACCGCCGGGCTCGCGGGCCTGCTGGAGCTGCGCGCGGCAGGGCTGGTGCGGGAAGACGAGGTGGTGGCGGTGCTGTTCACCGGGGTGGAGAGGTAGCGCCTACCAGCCCGGCAGCTGCTCCAGCGCCGGCAGCAGCGCGATGAGCGTGGCGCACGGCAGGAGGTCCACCCGCTCGCCCTCCGCCAGTATGCCCACCGGCTCCGCGGACACCAGCTTCCAGCCTTCCACCCTCCAGAAGGCGCGCACCTTCGGACCGCGATACACCGCTTCGTTCCCGCTCACCGCCAGGCGGTGCCTGCCGCCGCCGATCTTCGCCTCGAGCACCACGGCCTCCCCGGAGCGCTCCGCGCGGTACGCGTCGTCTCCGGCGCACTCGAAGCCCGCCACGTCGAGCCAGAAGCTCGGCTTGGCCCGCCACGGTTCGCCGCGGGTGGGACAGAAGGTGGTGCAATTGCCGCAGCGGTTGCAGAAGTCGGCCACGTGCGCGATCTGCACCCGCTGGCGCGCCTCGAAGGCGGCGCAGTCCGCCGGCACCAGCGCGCCCCCGCGCATCGCCAGCTCCCCGGGCTCCACCCTCAGCGGCGACATGGCAAACGCCTGCAGCGCCCGGTTGGGGCACACGGTCACGCACAGGCTGCAGACCTCGTCGCAGTCCAGGCATCGCGACGCCTCGCGCGCGGCGGCGTCCGCGCCGAAAGGCAGGTTCACCTCGTCGAAGCCCCGCCGGCGCGCCACCGGGAGCACCGGGACCGGCTCCGCCGGCGCCCGCGCGGCCCGCTTCGCCATCAGTTCCGGCAACCCCAGGAACTTTTCCAGCTCCACTTCAGAGGGCAGCGCCGATCCGTGGCGGCGCGCGATCTCCGCGGCGGCGCGCCTTCCGTCGGCCACCGCCTCGATGATCGAGGCCGGCCCGCGCACCACGTCGCCGCCCGCGAAGATGCCCCGGACGCGCGTCTCGCCGGTCCCGGGGTCCACGCGCAGCGTGCCGTCGCGCCCGATCTCCACGTCCTCGCCGTCCAGGAAATCCAGCGCCGTGTCCTGGCCCACCGCCGGGATGATGAGCTCGCACGGCAGCACCACGTCGGGCTCGCCCGTGGGCACCGGCCGGGCGCGCCCGGACGAGTCCGTCGCGCCGGGCCTCATCGGGCGGCAGCGCAGGCCCACGGCCCGCCGGGGCGTTTCGGTGGCGGTGGCGTCCGGACCACCGGCCGCGGGAATGCCAACCGGGGAATCCAGGACCACCTCCACCGGCGCCAGCCACTCCCGGATCTCCACGCCCTCAAGGTCGCACGCGTGGATCTCCTCGGGATCGGCGGGCATGGCCGCGCGCGAGCGGCGGTAGACCAGCGTGACGGATCCAGCCTCCACCAGGCGGCGCGCGGTGCGCGCGGCGTCCATGGCGGTGTTGCCTCCGCCCACTACCAGCACCCGCGGGCCGGGGTCCTGCGCGCCCCCGCGGCGCGCATGGCGCAGAAATTCGAGCGCGTCGGTCACGCCCGCGGCGTCGTCTCCGGGCACGCCCAGCCGCCGCCCGCGCTGCGCGCCCACGCCCACCACGAAGTTCCGGAAGCCCTCGCGCCTCAGGCTGTCGAGGTTCGCCCCGGAGCCCAGGCGCACGCCGGTGCGCACCTCCGCGCCCAGGGACTTCACCCGTTCGATGTCGCGCTGCGAGGACGCCGCGGGCAGCCGGTATTCCGGCACCACGCCCGAGACCATGCCGCCGGGGGCGGGCGCGGCGTCGAAGAGGGTCACGCGCAGGCCCGCGAGGCGCAGGTAGAACGCGGCCGAAAGACCCGCCGGGCCCGCGCCGATCACCGCCACGCGCGCCTCGTGGTCCCTGCCCGGGGCCGGCGTGCTGGCCGGGGCCGCCTCCGCGGCGAAGCGCTTCACCTCGCGGATGGCCAGCGGCGCGTCGTAGTGGTTGCGCACGCAGGCATCAATGCACGGCTGGTCGCAGATGCTGCCGGTCACGGTGGGCAGCGGATTGGTGCGCAGGATCACGTCCAGCGCCTCGGCGCGCCGGCCGCGGGCCACCAGGAACATGTAGTCGGGCACATTCTGGTGCGCCGGACAGGCCTCCATGCACGGGGCGGCCACGCAGTCGAATGCTCCCAGCTCGCGGGAGCGCTTGGTGGCCATGGGCCGCTCGCGGCGCGCATAGCGGGGCTCGCCGGCCACGTGCGCGGCGTGCCGGGCCAGGCGCTCCCGGGCGCCGGTCCCCGTGAACTCCGCCAGCGTCTTCGCCGCGGCCGTCTCCATGGCCGCGCCGAGGTTGGACAGGTACTGCCCCAGTCTCGCGTAGCCGCCTGGCTTGAGCAGGTCGGTGCACACCGTGACCGGCCCCAGCCCGTCGGCCACCAGGTCGGGGAAATTGTCGGCGTCCGCGCCGCCGCAGAAGGAGATGGGCACGGTGCCGTCCAGCTCCTCGGTGAGCCGGTGCGCCAGCGTCAGCGTGAGCGGGTGCAGCGCGCGGCCGGAGAGGTACATCATCGGCTCGGACGGCGGGAACACCCGCCCGCGGTTGCGGACCTCGAGGGTGTTGGAGAGCTTGATGCCAAAGGTGACGTCGCGCCCGGGCGCGCCGGCGGGTCGCGCGGCCACTGACTTCGCGGCGGCGGCCAGGTTGCGGATCATGGCCACGGCGTCGCCGAATCGCGGGTCGTGTTCGAAGGCCGCGTCGGGGACCTCGATGTCGAATCCCTGGCGCGCGTTCAACAGTCCCCGCAGGGTGTCCGGGCCCAGCAGCGTGGGGTTGAGCTTCACCCAGGTGTGCACCCCCAGCTCCTCCAGCAGGTAGCGGGCGATGCGCTCGATCTCCGCCGGCGGGCAGCCGTGCATGGTGGAGAGGGTCACGGCGCCGGAGATGCGCGCCGGGACCTCGACCTCCCGCGCCCGCGGCTCCACCTTCGCCACTTCCTCCAGGGCCGCGGCCACCTCGGCGCCGGCGTCGCGCATGCGGGCCAGGAAGCGCTGCATCTTCCCGCCGCGGATGCCCTCGAGGTCGTAGCCCACGCTCATGTCGAAGATCACGCCCGGTCCGGGACGGCCCATGCGGCGGGCCAGCACGTGCACCAGCACCCAGGCCTTCAGGTACTCGTCGAAGGACTGCTCCAGCGCCAGCTCCTGGGACCACTCGCAGTTGTAGGTCTCGTCCGCGGAGTCGATGCACGGGCGCGCCACCTCGATGTCGTCGCGGGCCTGCACCGTCTTGAGCTCCATGAACCGCGCCCCGCACAGCCACGCCGAAACCAGGTTCTGCGCCAGCTGCGTGTGCGGCCCCGCGGCAACTCCCAGCGGCGCCTCCACGCTCCCGCCCAGCAGGCGCATCTCCATGCGCGCGTCGGGGAAGGCCAGGTTGGCGCGGGGCACGCCCAGCACCGGGCCGGTGCCGTCGAGGGCGGGAAACAGCCACCGGGCGAGGGTGGCCAGCGGCGCGGGGCGGAACGCGGGCAGGCTCACGGGGTGTGGACCAGTTTTACGCCGCGCCGATCCAGCGCCCCCACGATGAAGTCGTAGGCGGCCGCGTCGCGGGCCACGTGCTCCAGCGGCAGCACGCCCCGTTCGCGCACCGCGCGCGCCGCGGCCAGCTGCGCGGTGACCGAGGTGGTCAGCGCGGTGGTGCGGGCCATGGCGCTCAGGCCCGTGGCCGGATCGTACCGGTCCACCATGGAAAAGGTCTCGACGCGCTTGTCGCGCCGCACGCGCACCAGGAAGGCCACCAGGTCGTTGGGGGGCACCTCGGCGCAGCGCGCCCGGAATTCCTCCACCAGCCGGCCGCTCTTCAGAAGCGGCTGGATGGCGGCCACGTGGCCGGGCCAGCGCAGCGTCTTCTCGGCCATCTCCTTCGCCCCCGGCAGGGTGGTGATCAGGGTGCGCAGGCCGTCGCTGGTGAAAGCCTCCATGGTGCCGACGCCGGGCACCTCCAGGGTCTCCATTTCGGTGAACACCGGGAAGCTCACTTCCCGGCCGCCGCGCAGCACGCGCGCCGGGCGGGTGTACTCCTCCAGCAGGTCGTCGGGCGACCAGGTGATCACGTAGCCGTAAGGCTTCGTCGGATCCTGCGTCACGCCGCCCACGTAGATCACCGCCTCGTCGAAGGGCCCGCCGACGGCGAAGGAGCGGCCCACGGCGAGATTCGAGAGCCCCGGTGCCAGCCCGCAGTCGGGCAGGATCGCCACGCCGGCCTTGCGCGCGGCGGCGTCCAGCGTCAGCGGGTCCTCGGCGCAGAAACTCACGTCCACCAGGTCGCGGCGCGCCTCGATGGCCGCCTGCATGGCGCCGAAGCCGAAGCGGGAGGGCAGCGCCCCCACACCCAGGTCGTGGTCGCGCAACAG of Candidatus Eisenbacteria bacterium contains these proteins:
- a CDS encoding pyridoxal-phosphate dependent enzyme, yielding MPGPDGRFWPFRCPNAGSGDGADHVVARVLPADLADFPRQGDPNPFVRFREFLHSWHVARAGGLSDADFIALVKGFDRAVAAVDGHGFRSTSFAPHPELTARLGLKSPGAAWVKDETGNVSGSHKARHLMGIALYLDVVAKLRERARSAVDLDGAGPHPAGDGPGPAAVPPDLAIASCGNAALAAAVVARAAERTLRVFVPEDANPRVLERLRSLGARVEICRRIAGVAGDPCVHAFRAATAAGALPFCCQGSDNGLTVEGGETLAWEMAAELDRAGARLDRLFVQVGGGALASACAQGLREAAAAGASFGAPRLHAVQTRGAWPLRRAYEKLRARAMERLGHSPPGGPGHARDAAGADFLRGKAGTPEVREALRHARAHRAEYMWPWEQTPRSAAHGILDDETYDWFAVVEGMIASGGWPVTVSEERLREARDLARSATAAPADHTGTAGLAGLLELRAAGLVREDEVVAVLFTGVER
- the ygfK gene encoding putative selenate reductase subunit YgfK, with amino-acid sequence MSLPAFRPAPLATLARWLFPALDGTGPVLGVPRANLAFPDARMEMRLLGGSVEAPLGVAAGPHTQLAQNLVSAWLCGARFMELKTVQARDDIEVARPCIDSADETYNCEWSQELALEQSFDEYLKAWVLVHVLARRMGRPGPGVIFDMSVGYDLEGIRGGKMQRFLARMRDAGAEVAAALEEVAKVEPRAREVEVPARISGAVTLSTMHGCPPAEIERIARYLLEELGVHTWVKLNPTLLGPDTLRGLLNARQGFDIEVPDAAFEHDPRFGDAVAMIRNLAAAAKSVAARPAGAPGRDVTFGIKLSNTLEVRNRGRVFPPSEPMMYLSGRALHPLTLTLAHRLTEELDGTVPISFCGGADADNFPDLVADGLGPVTVCTDLLKPGGYARLGQYLSNLGAAMETAAAKTLAEFTGTGARERLARHAAHVAGEPRYARRERPMATKRSRELGAFDCVAAPCMEACPAHQNVPDYMFLVARGRRAEALDVILRTNPLPTVTGSICDQPCIDACVRNHYDAPLAIREVKRFAAEAAPASTPAPGRDHEARVAVIGAGPAGLSAAFYLRLAGLRVTLFDAAPAPGGMVSGVVPEYRLPAASSQRDIERVKSLGAEVRTGVRLGSGANLDSLRREGFRNFVVGVGAQRGRRLGVPGDDAAGVTDALEFLRHARRGGAQDPGPRVLVVGGGNTAMDAARTARRLVEAGSVTLVYRRSRAAMPADPEEIHACDLEGVEIREWLAPVEVVLDSPVGIPAAGGPDATATETPRRAVGLRCRPMRPGATDSSGRARPVPTGEPDVVLPCELIIPAVGQDTALDFLDGEDVEIGRDGTLRVDPGTGETRVRGIFAGGDVVRGPASIIEAVADGRRAAAEIARRHGSALPSEVELEKFLGLPELMAKRAARAPAEPVPVLPVARRRGFDEVNLPFGADAAAREASRCLDCDEVCSLCVTVCPNRALQAFAMSPLRVEPGELAMRGGALVPADCAAFEARQRVQIAHVADFCNRCGNCTTFCPTRGEPWRAKPSFWLDVAGFECAGDDAYRAERSGEAVVLEAKIGGGRHRLAVSGNEAVYRGPKVRAFWRVEGWKLVSAEPVGILAEGERVDLLPCATLIALLPALEQLPGW
- a CDS encoding saccharopine dehydrogenase NADP-binding domain-containing protein; its protein translation is MNILVLGGGAQGRVLASDLARSMPAARINVADLRRPELPRLPNIEFTEADCSSVETVARLLRDHDLGVGALPSRFGFGAMQAAIEARRDLVDVSFCAEDPLTLDAAARKAGVAILPDCGLAPGLSNLAVGRSFAVGGPFDEAVIYVGGVTQDPTKPYGYVITWSPDDLLEEYTRPARVLRGGREVSFPVFTEMETLEVPGVGTMEAFTSDGLRTLITTLPGAKEMAEKTLRWPGHVAAIQPLLKSGRLVEEFRARCAEVPPNDLVAFLVRVRRDKRVETFSMVDRYDPATGLSAMARTTALTTSVTAQLAAARAVRERGVLPLEHVARDAAAYDFIVGALDRRGVKLVHTP